CCTGTACAAAGGCTGGGAGCACATCAAACAGCCTGCTCCCCTCTCCGACCCTACCTGGAACTATTGGGTACTGGGCCTGGCTATGCTTTTTGAGGGAATAGCCTGCTTTATGGCGTTCCGCGAATTCCAGAAAACCCGCGGCAGTCAGGGATTCTGGAAAGCCCTGCGGGCCAGCCGCGACCCCGCCGTTTTTGCCATTCTGCTGGAAGACCTGGCTGCCCTGCTGGGTTTGGTTATCGCCCTGGCCGGTATCTTTTTCGGGCACCTGCTGAACAACGTGTATCTGGATGGTGCGGCCTCTATGGCCATTGGGGTGCTGCTCATCTTCATGGCCATTTTTATGCTGCGCGAAACCAAAGGGCTACTGGTGGGTGAAGGAGTAGATGCCCCCACCCTGGCCAGCCTGCGGGACCTTACCGCCGCCGACCCGGATGTAACCCTGCTGCGCAATCCGCTGTCTATGTACCTGGGCCCGCAGGATGCCATGCTGGCTCTGGATGTTCAGTTCCGGCAGGATATGACAGTGGCAGAGGTAGAGCAGAGCGTGCAGCGCCTGCAGGACGCCATCCGGGACCAACACCCCGAGTTTCAACGCATCTTTATTGAGGCTAAAACATTAGGGTCTGAACCCTATATTGCCCGCTAAGGAGCCGTTGATTGCAATAGGAGGCTGCCGTCTGCTGGTCTATTATTTTTTGTTTCATCCTGTAATTTTCTGCCCGCTGGCTGCCCTTCCCTCCTCTTGTTTTGGAGCGGCGCGCAGCCAGGCGTCATTACTTTTCCGCTTCCATGGCCAACCCCAGTTCCTCAAAAACCGCCCTCTACGGTGGCTTAATTGCTAACATTGGCATTGCGCTCAGCAAATTTGTGGCCGCCTACTTCACCCGCAGCTCGGCTATGCTCTCGGAAGGTATTCACTCCCTGGTAGACAGCGGCAACGCCGTGCTGCTGCTCCATGGGGTAAACCAGAGTCAGAAACCGGCCGATGCCCGCCACCCTTTCGGGCGCTCCAAAGAGCTGTATTTCTGGGGCCTGATTGTGGCCGTACTGATTTTCGCCATTGGCGGCGGCATGTCTTTCTACGAAGGCATCAAGCACATTGAGCACCCCGAGCCCCTCACCGACCCGCTCTGGAACTACATTGTGCTGGGCGTGGCTATTGGCTTTGAGGGCTGGGCCTACTGGCTGGCAGTGCGTGCCTTGAAAGAGGCTGCCAACGGCAGCACCGACGGGCTCTGGACAATGCTGCGCCAAAGCAAAGACCCGGCAGTGTTTGCCTCTGTAATGGAAAACCTGGCCGCCCTGCTGGGCCTGGTGTTTGCGCTGGCCGGCGTGTTTTTGGGGCATCAACTCAACAACCCCTATCTGGACGGGGCCGCCTCCATTGCCATTGGCTTGCTGCTGATGCTGGTGGCCGTATTCCTGGTAAGCCGCACCAAAGGCCTGCTGGTGGGCGAGGGCGTGGATGCGGAAACCCTGCGGGGCATGCAGGTTATTGCCCGCAGCCAGCCCGATGTAGAGCACATTGCGCCTCCCCTCACCATGTACCTGGGCCCGCAGGATGTCATGATGGCCTTGGATGTGGAGTTCCGGAACGACCTGACCGCCGAGGAAGTAGAAGAAGCCATTGACCAGCTACAGGATGCCATTAAGGGCCAGTACCCGTTTGTGAAGCGCATTTTTGTGGAGGCCAAAGCTGTATCGGCCCGGGGGCGGCGCATTCTGAAATAGGAACGGGTTTAACCTTCCGGCTTCTTTCCCGGTACATAGTCTCTAATGCCCGCGCCTGACCGGCGCAGCATTTCTGTTCACCTAGAGTAAAGCTATGACTGCATCTACGTTTGCTGGAAGCCCGTTTCAATCCTTCTGGATGGGCGGCTACGAATGCACCGATCAACTCAACGCCTTCGGTCACCGCGTCGACTTCCTGACTACCACCGGGCACCTGCAGCTGATTAATGAGGATTACCAGCAGCTGGCCCCCTTCGGTATTCGCACGGTGCGGGAAGGCATCCGCTGGAGCCAGGTAGAAAAAACCCCGTATACCTACGACTGGAGCACGGTGCAGCACCTGCTGGAAGCCGGCCGCCACCAGCATATTCAGCAGATCTGGGACTTGTGCCACTTTGGTTACCCCGACGACCTGACGCCCCTGCACCCCTTGTTTGCGCGGCGCTTTGCCCACCTGTGCCGGGCTTTTGTGGCCTTCTACCGCAGCCAGCGGCCCGAGGGCGAGTTGATTGTAACGCCTATTAACGAAGTGAGCTTTATGTCCTGGCTGGGCGGCGATGCGCGCGGCACTTCCCCGTATTGCGTGGGCCAGGGTTGGGAAGTGAAATACGGGCTGATGCGCGCCTACATTGAAGGCGTGGCGGCCCTGCGGGAAGCCGACCCTTCCATCCGGATTCTGACCACCGAGCCGCTGGTAAACGTGGTGCCGCCCCTGAATGCCACCCGCCAGGACCTGCGCCGGGCCCGGGAAATACACGAGTCGCAGTACCAGGCCATGGATATGCTCACCGGCCGCATGTGCCCCGAGCTGGGCGGCCGGCCGGAATATCTGGACATCCTGGGTCTGAACTTCTACTACGATAACCAGTGGGACTCGCATACCAACCACCGGCTGGGCTGGGTAAATGAGCCCTACGATGCGCGCTGGCGCCCCCTTCATTACCTGCTGGGGCAGGCCCACGCCCGCTACGGCCGGCCCCTGGTGCTCTCCGAAACCAGCCATCCCGGCCTTGACCGCCCCCACTGGATCCGGATGGTAGCCGAAGAATGCGCCGAAGCCCTCCGGCAGAGCATACCGTTGTGGGGCGTGTGCATCTACCCCATTCTGGACCGGCCCGACTGGGACTTTCCCGAGCGGGAATGGCACCGGTCTGGTCTCTGGGACGCCGAGCTGTGCCCCGATGGTCCGCCCCGCCGCATTCTGCACGAGCCGTACGCCGCCGCCCTGCTGGAGTCGCAGCAAATTCTGGCACCGGAACTTCAACTGGCTGAAATATCACTTTCTGAGTTAACTATGGCCTAGGCCTTGGCCCCTCGTTTCCATTTCTTATGTCCGTGCTCCCGTCTTCACCCGCTGATCTGCTCACGCTGTTTCACCGTTCCTTTGCCGACAACACTCTCTCAGCAGAAGAAGCCCGGCACCTGCGGGCCCAGCTGGCGGCCCACGGCCCGCACGGTCAGGCCCTGGAGGAGTTCCGGCACCAGCTATTTGCGGTAGTGCGGGAGCGGTTTAACACGTTGCCCGATAAAGCAGCTATTGAGTGGTTGGAAGCAGCCAATGCCTTACTGCTGCCCCCGGCGGAGGATGTCAGCCCACAGTCAGAAGTATACTTTAGCCCTGATGATGATTGCGTGGGCGCTATTCAGCGCTTTATCAAGGAAGCCGAGCAGCGCCTGGATGTGTGCGTGTTTACCGTTTCCGATGACCGGATAACCGATGAGCTGCTGGCGGCCCACCAGCGCGGCGTGCAGCTGCGCCTACTCACCGACAACGACAAGCTTTTCGACCGGGGCTCCGATGTGCGCCAGCTGCACGCGGCCGGCGTGGCCATTCACGTGGACAATACCACCGACCACATGCACCACAAGTTTGCCGTAGCCGATGGCCGCGCCGTGCTGACCGGCAGCTATAACTGGACGCGCTCAGCCTCGCTTTACAACCATGAAAACCTGCTGATTACGGAGGATAGCAACATTGTGCGGCGCTATCAGGCGGAGTTTGAACGACTATGGTCTTCCCTGGGTGCCTTTCAGGGCCAGTAGGGCTACCGGCTCGGCCTATAAGCCCACGAAAGGCCGCAGCTGCCGGTAAATAATATTGTGGTGCCAGAACAGCTGCAGCACCATGGGAATATGGTTTTTGCCCGGCTGCAGGGTATAGCCGGGCGCTTTCCCCAGCTCTTGCAGCCGCTGCCGGAAAGCCTCACTGCTGTGCAGGATAGAAGGATACGTATGGCCGCCCACAAACAGCAGAAAAGGCGGGCTGGCAGCCGTTACGTGGTGCATAGCGGATACCTGCCGCCACCCGGCGGGGTCATTTCCGAAAGACTTCAGGTACTGCCGGTCGCCGGGGTACTGCATCTTTTTCAGGTAGTCATACATATCCAGCCCGGCGGGGTCGTTCAGCACGGCGCCGCGCACCGGGTTTGTGGGGAAGCCCAGCTGCGTAAACAGTGTATTATCCGTAGCCAGCAAAGCGGCCAGTCCGCCGCCCGCGGAGTGCCCCATCAGGAAAATGCGGTTGGGGTCACCGTTGTATTCAGCAATGTGCGCTACCGTCCATTGCACGGCCCGGGCGCAGTCGGCGGCCATGGCGGGCACCTGCACCGCCGGCGAGAGGCGGTAATCAACAATAACAGCTACCATGCCCTGCCGGGCCAGCTCGCGGCCAATAAAGCCGTACTGGCTTTTGCTCCCGCTGTTCCAGTTGCCTCCATGAATAAAGACCACCACGGGGCGTTTGGCCGGGCCTTGTTTGCGGGGCGCATACACATCCAGCTGCTGATGGGCAGCATCAGAGTCAGCGGCCGAGGACGCTACGTAGGGAATATCCCGGGTGCGGAAGCTGGTGCAGGAATTGGCCAAAAGGCCCGTCAGCAGTAAAACCAGAACGGTACGAAGCGCCCGCAGGCGAGAATAAGAAACAAACATAGAAGCGAGAAAAGCCCGGTGGAGGCGTGGCAATGGTACGGGTGATAAGCCTTTACGTAGGGCTTGCACCCTCCGGTTTGCTGATGCTGTTGGTTAGGCGGGGCAAATAGGCCGGTAGCTATTTCAGGAGCCGGACGGGCGAAAGCCGGCGCCAGGGAGTTGCCGCCGCCAATAAAGCCACGGCGGTCAACGTTGGGCAACGACCAGTGCCCGGCTAGCGTATGCCGGGCCAGTATCATGCCTTTTGCCTGTGAGAATTTCCCTGTTGCTACTCAGCACTTTCTGCGCTCTATTGCCTCTTTCTACTGCGTATGCCCAAAGCCCGGGGCATAGTAAGCGTCATTATAATGCTCAGGCCCGCCCCTACTACCGGGGCCCGGTGCGGTTTACGGCCGGCGGTGGCGCGGCTTTTTACAATGGTGATCTGGGCGGCCTGTCCCAGAATTTTATCGGGCCCGCCGGCAGCATCGGCGTGCTGTACATGTGGCACCCGGGCCTGCAGGTGGGGGCCGAATTCTCTGCTTTCCAGATTGGGGCGAAAGACCGGTTGGCTTCCCGCAACGAGTTCAATAACCTGGCCTTCCGGGGGCGCAATGCTTCGCTTATTGCCCAGGTGCGGCTGGGCCTGCTGCGCGACAACGGCGAGTTTGCCGATTCCCATGGCAGCCCGGCCGTGCTGAAACCGTATCTGCGGCTGGGGGTGGGTGGCCTGCTTTACAGTCCCGAATCCTACGAAGGCACCACCCGCCCGGATAATGGCACGACCTTCCTCAGCCCCGAGCGCAACGACTACCCGGCGGTGGCTTTTGTAGCACCGGTGGGGCTGGGCCTTACCGTGCGGGCATCCCGCCGCGTGAACGTTACTACGGAAGCTACATACTTTTTTACCTCTACGGATCAGCTGGATGATGTGAGCACCATCCATAGCGGCAATGCCCAGCACAATGATGGCTACGGCCTGTTGGAGCTAAAGCTGGAGTATGCGCTACGCCCTTAGGCTATAGATTATTCAGCTGGAGAAATATAAAAAAAGGCCCGTTGCAGTAGCAACGGGCCTTTTTTACTTAGAAGTAACAGCCGAAACTATTCTTTCACGAAGCGCTGGTGGAACGTTTGCTCCCCGTTGCTGGCCGATACCATGTACAGGCCTTTGGCCAGGGTGCTGATGTCCAGAACACCATCTCCCTTGTAGCGGGCCGAGGTTACGGTAGCACCGCGCATATCAATTACGCGCACGTTGCTCAGGGTGCCAGCGCCGCGCAGCGACACCGTCAGCTCGTTGGTAGCCGGAACCGGGAACACATCAACACCATTCGCTTTGTTTACCGTGAAGCCGGTGTTGATAGCAGTAGTGCCCGAAGGAGCAGCCACGTTGGCTACTGCGGCCGAGCCAACTCCTACGGCATACCAGGCATTGGTCACCGACTGCTCCTGCACGGAACCGGCACCATACAAATCCTGCGCGGCCTGAATAGTGGCGGTGCGGGCAGAAGCGTAGGTAGCGGAAGCCGTGAGGTACACGCTTTCAGCACGGAAGGCAATTTTGGCCGCCGCATCCATCCCCAGACCGGTTACGGAGAAGGACTGGCCCTTTTCGTTGGTGCCGGTTTTGCCATCGGCAATCAGATAGAACCAGTAGTTCAGCACGCCGGAGTTGGTGTGTACACCACCGTTATCAGAAGTGCCGGTATACCATTTCAAACCCTTGTAATAAGCGGGCTGACCCAGCGAGTTGGGGTCGCTCATGGAGCGCAAAGCCGCCTGCTGCTTGTCGATTTCCTCGCCAATGAGCCAGGTGGACTTCGCTTTTACGCCACCGGACGTAGCGCCCAGATTGGAAACGGCATAAGCCTCTACGCAGGCACCCCAGATATCGGAGAAACCTTCATTCATGGCGCCCGACTCATAGGAGTACGTCAGGTTAGCCGTATTCTCGCACACGGCGTGGCCAATCTCGTGGCCGCACACGTCCATGGCCGTCAGGGGGCGGAAGCGCGAGGCGCCGTCGCCGTAGGTCATGACCGAGCCGTTCCAGTACGCGTTTTCGTAGCTGCGGCTATAGTGCACGTAGCTCTTGATTTTGGCGCCTTTGTTGTCGTAGGAGTTGCGGCCGTGCACGTTCTTCCAGTAGTCGTAGGTAGCCTGGGCACCAAAGTGCGCGTCGCCGGCTACGTTATCGAACGTGGAGTTATTGTATTCAGCAGCCGTCCAGTTGTTGTCGGCATCAATGAAGTCGACGGCGCGCGCATATTGCGTGCCCTTCTTCATGTTGTAGGTTTCAATGCCGAGGCCGCGGGTCAGCTCGCGCAACCGGTAGGAAGTAGCCGAAACCTGCTCATCGGCAAACGAGCGGGTGCCGCTGTAAGCCGTAGCAAAAGTAGCCGTAGCGCCGGCGTGCTTGATGATGTCGTTCTTGGAAATCACCTCACCCGATTGGGCATCCACATACAGGAATGCGCGGCTTACGGGGGCCTGGGCGTATACATCAAACTTGTAGGCCAGGGTAGCTTTGCCAGCGGCTCCTTTGCCCAGGGTGTTGCGCACAATCACCAGCTCGCCCTTAGGCTTGTAGCTGGCGGTGGCATCATTGCTGGACTTTTTGAGGAAGGCTTCTTCCTCGGCATCCTGCCACATAAACTTGCTGGCGCCTACAAAAGCCATGGCCCGGTTCAGGGCCTGCTCTTCGCTCAGGGAAGGAGTGGTCTTCACTTTCTCCATGCCCCGCACCAGGCGGCCGTTAATCAGCTGCACATCGCCCTGACGGGCGTGCAGCAGGTAAGCGCCATTTTCAACCTTAATGCCCTTGTAATACTGCTGGTAGCGCTCGTTCACCATGCCTAGGTCATCCTGGCCAGACTGGGTACGCACCAATGATTCTTCTTTGGAGAGAGCCAGCTGCTCGCGGAACATCTGCTGGGCATCACTCATTTTATAAGACCGACCGGCCCGGAAACTGATCAGCTCGGGCTGACCATCTTCCGAAGTAATACGCTGCTTTACGCGCGAATAATCCTGCGCCTGAGCCGAAAACGAAAGCAGGCCACCCAGCATGAGCAGGGTAGCTACCGAGTACTTTTTTTGCATACAAATGGGGTTGGGGTGATGAAAAAAAGAGTCTGAGCGAAGTGCAGCATGCTAAAGAAAGGGATACTGCTACTTGGCACCATCAATTTAGAAATTGTTTTAATAGGTTCATTAAAATTCGATTAAAATCCATCGAAATTTTTATAGAAGCCTTCCTTTTATTTCAAATTCAACAAACAACTGCCTGTTTGCTGCCCAAAATGGCAAGCATACCGGAAGAGCGTGTGAAATAAAAAAGGCCCGGCGCATGCGCCGGGCCTTTCTACTTAGTTGGCATTACTCTCCCGAGGGAGACTATTGCTTCACAAAACGCTGGTGGAAGGTCTTCTGACCGTCGCTCACCGTTACTACATACATGCCTTTAGCCAGGTTGCTGATGTTCAGCTCACCGTTGCCATCGTAGCGGACACCGGCTACGGCCGCGCCGCGCAGGTCTACTACTTTCACGTTAGTAGCTTTAGCACCACCGGGCAGAGCCAGGCGCAGCGACTCGGAAGCCGGGTTCGGGAATACTTCCAGACCACGGGCACCTGATTTGCTCAGCTTGTCGCCGGTGAGGGTCGTCAGGCCGGCTACTGGCGTAGCTGCCAACGTGCCGCCGGTGATGTTCAGGGAGTAGTCCTCGGTTTCGCCGTAGCTGTAAGAGCCGCAGCTGGTAGTAGCCGAGTTGTCGCTCATGACAATGCGCATGCGGGTTGTGCCCGATTTGGCGGTGGTGGGCACCGTGAAGGTGCTGGTCAGGTTGCCGCTGGTAGCAGCCGAGCCGCCATCCACTTTTTCACCGGCATCGATGAAGTCGCCATCCTGGTTCCAGTCAACATAAATACCCCAGTACTCGGTGTACACCGTAGAAGCGAAGCCACCGCTGATGGTCAGGGTTTGCGAAGAGCCGGCCGCAACCGTAGTGCTCAGGGCCGTGCCATTGTAGTAGCCGGCATCCTTAGACGAAG
The Hymenobacter sp. DG25B genome window above contains:
- a CDS encoding cation diffusion facilitator family transporter, giving the protein MAGNSSSRLVVYGAIGANMAIALSKFIAAFFTGSSAMLSEGIHSLVDSGNGLLILWGLKRSEAPPDARHPFGHSKELYFWTVIVAVLVFSVGGGLSLYKGWEHIKQPAPLSDPTWNYWVLGLAMLFEGIACFMAFREFQKTRGSQGFWKALRASRDPAVFAILLEDLAALLGLVIALAGIFFGHLLNNVYLDGAASMAIGVLLIFMAIFMLRETKGLLVGEGVDAPTLASLRDLTAADPDVTLLRNPLSMYLGPQDAMLALDVQFRQDMTVAEVEQSVQRLQDAIRDQHPEFQRIFIEAKTLGSEPYIAR
- a CDS encoding phospholipase D-like domain-containing protein; protein product: MSVLPSSPADLLTLFHRSFADNTLSAEEARHLRAQLAAHGPHGQALEEFRHQLFAVVRERFNTLPDKAAIEWLEAANALLLPPAEDVSPQSEVYFSPDDDCVGAIQRFIKEAEQRLDVCVFTVSDDRITDELLAAHQRGVQLRLLTDNDKLFDRGSDVRQLHAAGVAIHVDNTTDHMHHKFAVADGRAVLTGSYNWTRSASLYNHENLLITEDSNIVRRYQAEFERLWSSLGAFQGQ
- a CDS encoding cation diffusion facilitator family transporter, translating into MANPSSSKTALYGGLIANIGIALSKFVAAYFTRSSAMLSEGIHSLVDSGNAVLLLHGVNQSQKPADARHPFGRSKELYFWGLIVAVLIFAIGGGMSFYEGIKHIEHPEPLTDPLWNYIVLGVAIGFEGWAYWLAVRALKEAANGSTDGLWTMLRQSKDPAVFASVMENLAALLGLVFALAGVFLGHQLNNPYLDGAASIAIGLLLMLVAVFLVSRTKGLLVGEGVDAETLRGMQVIARSQPDVEHIAPPLTMYLGPQDVMMALDVEFRNDLTAEEVEEAIDQLQDAIKGQYPFVKRIFVEAKAVSARGRRILK
- a CDS encoding M4 family metallopeptidase; its protein translation is MQKKYSVATLLMLGGLLSFSAQAQDYSRVKQRITSEDGQPELISFRAGRSYKMSDAQQMFREQLALSKEESLVRTQSGQDDLGMVNERYQQYYKGIKVENGAYLLHARQGDVQLINGRLVRGMEKVKTTPSLSEEQALNRAMAFVGASKFMWQDAEEEAFLKKSSNDATASYKPKGELVIVRNTLGKGAAGKATLAYKFDVYAQAPVSRAFLYVDAQSGEVISKNDIIKHAGATATFATAYSGTRSFADEQVSATSYRLRELTRGLGIETYNMKKGTQYARAVDFIDADNNWTAAEYNNSTFDNVAGDAHFGAQATYDYWKNVHGRNSYDNKGAKIKSYVHYSRSYENAYWNGSVMTYGDGASRFRPLTAMDVCGHEIGHAVCENTANLTYSYESGAMNEGFSDIWGACVEAYAVSNLGATSGGVKAKSTWLIGEEIDKQQAALRSMSDPNSLGQPAYYKGLKWYTGTSDNGGVHTNSGVLNYWFYLIADGKTGTNEKGQSFSVTGLGMDAAAKIAFRAESVYLTASATYASARTATIQAAQDLYGAGSVQEQSVTNAWYAVGVGSAAVANVAAPSGTTAINTGFTVNKANGVDVFPVPATNELTVSLRGAGTLSNVRVIDMRGATVTSARYKGDGVLDISTLAKGLYMVSASNGEQTFHQRFVKE
- a CDS encoding alpha/beta hydrolase, producing MFVSYSRLRALRTVLVLLLTGLLANSCTSFRTRDIPYVASSAADSDAAHQQLDVYAPRKQGPAKRPVVVFIHGGNWNSGSKSQYGFIGRELARQGMVAVIVDYRLSPAVQVPAMAADCARAVQWTVAHIAEYNGDPNRIFLMGHSAGGGLAALLATDNTLFTQLGFPTNPVRGAVLNDPAGLDMYDYLKKMQYPGDRQYLKSFGNDPAGWRQVSAMHHVTAASPPFLLFVGGHTYPSILHSSEAFRQRLQELGKAPGYTLQPGKNHIPMVLQLFWHHNIIYRQLRPFVGL
- a CDS encoding DUF6089 family protein, which produces MPLSTAYAQSPGHSKRHYNAQARPYYRGPVRFTAGGGAAFYNGDLGGLSQNFIGPAGSIGVLYMWHPGLQVGAEFSAFQIGAKDRLASRNEFNNLAFRGRNASLIAQVRLGLLRDNGEFADSHGSPAVLKPYLRLGVGGLLYSPESYEGTTRPDNGTTFLSPERNDYPAVAFVAPVGLGLTVRASRRVNVTTEATYFFTSTDQLDDVSTIHSGNAQHNDGYGLLELKLEYALRP